The DNA sequence aattaaaacaatatttgttcaaactttttttccttctttgtttctattggaaaatatcaaccagataaaaatcgatatcgcactgccaggtgatttcaagggggataattttaccgataagacgacaaattttacctaattgttgatcatgacgACCCtgacaaacatttcaaaaattaaaaatcatgtattaacagcacgtgaattgtcCTTTTTACACACGGTTTTTATCTCGTTAGTACATGGGCAGATTcagtgaaaaaaagtttttttagtttgactgaggctgttcatgagaagtattGAATGTGAAACAACCTACACGTGCCTCTAAAACCGATTTCAGCTTACTCCTATTGTTTAAATACATAGAATGGACTCCATAATTTCAAGATGAAAATAGAACAACACTGAGTTAAAGTTGCTGGTGACGTTAAATCTTCTGATTGTATTTGAGTGTTTGAAAATCTTTGTTATAAGGTCACTTTTGAATAAATGAATATCAAATTCCTTTAACAAGACAATTATCGTATTTAACAGTATAATATCAATAACGATGTCACAATAGCTTTTGTTGCTTATTCCTTGTGTGTAaatgacaaaaagcgcaaatattttatatgtaaaaaaaaaacaaagttataaCCTAAACTACCTGGTTTTAAAATAGTTTGAACGCAGaagttttgtaaataaatttacatcaaataccaTTTTAATTTTTGGCGCTGGGGATATATAGTGACTTTTGATATGGATAGCAGAACCGGGTTGATGTTTGCTGCTTTCACCATGCATTTTTGTaagtcattatttttttctttctgttgtaATAAACAAATCCTTATAATATTACTGTATGAAAAGTTGTATAAAGCAATACCTAACTTTTAaggaattcaaaaaataaatttgttattttttacctaAGACATGACaatataatttaatttcaaaactgtgcAGCCATATCTTTACCTTATGTTAATTGTACTTTGCTTCAGAAACTATGACACACTGCGGTATTTGTTAACCGTTCTAAAGTAACGAATACaagtaaaaagatataaaaaagaaagcaGAACTGCGTTTCAGAACCTATACATACTATGGCCATTGCTGAATTTTACATTCGTATAAATGACAATATTCCCtaaatatatttaagatataCCGGTATATAAATAATTAGTGGTTCAAAACATACTGAATACTTTTAGGTCATTTACTGGCAAGTCAAAACATGAATTGCGCGCACGGGTACTGGGGCGCAGATTGTAAAAGTAGATGTTCCGAAGGGTGCACGGACATTGGATGTGACAAAGTTACTAGCTCTTGCTTTGAATGCGACTCAGGATATCACGGTAAATATTGTGACATTCCGTGTCCGGTTCATTGCCGATATAATTGTGACCGTTTAAATGCGACATGCACATCGTGTTACGCTGGCTGGTATGGTGATTTGTGCAATATACCATGCCATAGTAATTGTATCTACTGTTCAAAATCCTCAGGTGAGTGTTCTAGATGTAAAAACGGTTGGTATGGAACCTACTGTAGCAAACCGTGCTCCGCAGAGTCAGGATGCTACAATGATTATTGTACAAAGTCAACCGGAGACTGTTCAATCTGTAAAATAGGGTGGTTCGGATCAAAATGTGAAAATCAATGTCCAAACAGTTGTCAAAATGGATGTCAAAAAAGTTCTGGTTATTGCATCTCCTGCAGCCCTGGATATTGGGGCTCTGATTGTTCAAAACGTTGTCTCAACTGTCATGactgtaataaaaataatggttatTGCAGTTTTTGCAGTTCAGGATTCTGGGGTTCCAACTGTTCTAATATTTGCCCGAATAATTGTGAAAGTTGTGATAAATCTAGTGGCACATGTTTGTTTTGCCCAAACGGTTTTTGGGGAAGTAACTGTTCGAAGCCATGTAGTACTAACAATTGTAATATGTGTGATATTAATACAGGATTCTGTAAATCATGTGAATCAGGCTTTTGGGGACCAAATTGCAACTACCGATGCAATAACTGCTCCaacataaaatgtgatatttccaCCGGTGCATGTGAGACATGTCCCGATGGTTTTGCAGGAGAAAATTGTAATATAAAGTGTGAAATTTCTACTTGTTTAATTTGGCAGTGTGACAAAAAGCAAGGATTTGTTTGTTCAAGCTGCCTTAACGGATTTTGGGGAACACTTTGTGGGAAACGATGCATGCCAAATGGAAATTGTAACTACTGCGATAAGACAACTGGAATATGTGATTCATGTGTAAGCGGATATTGGGGAACAGTATGTGAGAAGAAATGCAGTGAAAGCGATACTTGTGAATACTGCGACAGAAACACTGGAATTTGTAATTCTTGTTTAAGCGGATATTGGGGAAATCATTGTGAACACGGTTGTCCTGAAAACTGTGATGGAAATTGCCATAAAAGTACAAGTAGGTGTTCTTGCAAACATGGATTCTGGGGAGACTTATGTGAGAGGAAATGTCTGGCAGGAGACAGATGTCAGTATTGTAGCAAAACATATGGAACTTGCAGCGCGTGTAAAAACGGTTACTGGGGTAGTTTGTGTGAAAAAGAATGTCCTATAGTCTGTACAGGACAATGCGACAGGTATACAGGAAAATGTTCCTATTGCAGGCCCGGTCTCAGGGATGTTAACTGTAACAGAACATGCATAGAGAAAAATTGTGAGACATGCAAAGGTACTGGGGATAGTTACTCATGTACCAAATGCCGAGCGGGTTATTGGGGCCAAGGCTGTGAAAATCAGTGCAGTTCCGAGCGATGCCTGGAATGTCATATGACTGAAGGACGGTGTATATTGTGTGAGGACGGCTTTTGGGGAAATTCGTGCAatcaaaaatgtcaaaacagttgCCAGTGCTGCAGCCTGACTTACGGTACTTGCAGCGCACCACATTACTGTTTGAGGATACATGATAGGTACCATGCAACAggtatttaaaattgttaaaaacttattgattgatttataaaAGACGTAACATCATGtaagtaaacaaaatttaatacaactgCTATACTCCTTTGAAAGGAAAATGAAATTCGTTAAAATTTgtcgttttcaaaatttcaagacatATATCTATTTCAGTTTCAGTTACGTTTAAATGATTACTAAGACATTTTGCAAGTTTAACATATATCCAGCTGAGGGAGAAATAATGtccatattgtttttttttcgatgttGTATAGTTCATTAAATCAAAACCCTATCAAATCCCTTAAACGTTCTATAATGCATTCAAAGCTTCTGCGGATAATAATTTAGATTTTcatgttaccatttcaacatgttcaagatATTTAACCGAATGCGATATTCATTCTGTTACATTAAAGGAACAGCTGAAAATGCCTTACACTATACAACTTGTATATCGCAGTAGTGCCACTATATAACTGGCATATCACAGTGGATCcagatattattagttacactgcttgttggtgacaggatacgggatatacgctgtctcgaaaatccatatcaggcgagagcctgatggattttcgagacagcgtatatcccgtatcctgtcaccaacaagcagtgtaacgattttatcttgccgactaccctttacttacatgctataatcaacacattttgtaaattaacaaagctacagtgcagactggaatcccaCAAAtaatttgtttggtcatcactagttgatttacaccagccataaaatgcacaatgacctgtgttttggttaaatcacaaaacacaaaagctcatttacacaggttatgaactggtttagattagaaacactaaaaaatcttcttgttccatcccttcgaaagtttccggatatcacgatgtcataaatgtcttgatacttcggctttcatcccgtttcctgttaaatcatttatcttgcacgtagattaaatgatcctacaacaaactgctgagtaacaaatatgtcaattcctttatttcacgatgatttaattatttaaattccAAAACAAGATATAACGTCCGTTATCTCATACAGAGTTATTCCACTTCTAAGGCtaattttgtcaaacttcatgagcctcaacttagaTATAGAacgaaatcggcaagaaaacactaaatttactctcggaaacgaaaatatcgctggagctaataaataatctgacttgattcaattacgccagcagtgtggcagccattttgttttgatcaaaattcatatctgaaatatactagcaggatatggaatatatcctgtctccacgtgacgtctattgaccaatagaaatgcaagaaacttgtaggaggcgagataatgACAATTCCTGTCGCTGTAAATGCCATACACTATATAACTGGCATATCACAGTGGATCCAGATATTGACAATTCCTGTCGCTGTATATGCCATACACTATATAACTGGCATATCACAGTGGATCCAGATATTGACAATTCCTGTCGTTGTATGTGCAATATACTATATAACTGGCATATCGTAGTAGTATCCTAATTTGACAATTCCTGTCGCTGTATATGACTTACACTATATAACTCGTAAATCTCAGTTTTATTCAGATAGTGACATTTCCTGTCGCTGTATATGACTTACACTATATAACTCGTAAATCTCAGTTTTATTCAGATAGTGACATTTCCTGTCGCTGTATATGACTTACACTATATAACTCGTAAATCTCAGTTTTATTCAGATAGTGACATTTCCTGTCGCTGTATATGACTTACACCATATAACTCGTAAATCTCAGTTTTATTCAGATAGTGACATTTCCTGTCGCTGTATATGACTTACACCATATAACTCGTACATCTCAGTTTTATTCAATTAGTGACAATTTCTGTCGCTGTATATGACTTAAACTATATAACTCGTACATCTCAGTTGTATTCAGATAGTGACAATTCCTGTCGCTGTATATGCCTTACACTATGCAACTGGTATATGGCAGTAGTATTCAGATAGTGAAAATTCCTGTCGCTATATATGCCTTACTCTATATAACCGGCATCCGTCAGTAGTATTCAGATAGTGAAAATTCCTGTCGCTGTATACGCCTTACACTATATAACTGGTATATCGCAGTAGTATTCAGACAGTGAAAATTCCTGTCGCTATATATGCCTTACTCTATATAACCGGCATCCGTCAGTAGTATACAGATAGTTACAATTTCTGTCGCTATATGATTATACTTTACGCTTCGTAACTGACATctgtttacaaaatcattttctaagTTGTGAAAACAGAGCGATCTGTGACTTCGGTATAATTCATGtgtctttgttgtttttgttacaaaGATCGATTGCAATTCAACTGAAGCTACACAAGAGAAGTTGATACtgagctttatatatatataaataatattcatATTCGTTATGTTAATATACAcctatttctttattttgatatctAGAATCACTTTCACAGATAGATTATACATTGATCATCGTTGGTGTAATACTGATAGTTTGCTCTTTAATGGTGCTGTCTCTGGCGCTTGGTCTGTTTTGCTACATAAAGCGGTAAGTAAAACGTAACCCTTCACGccatatttaatttcaattttatgctCTTTTTTCATCTATTCTGTTGGAAAATAGCGTTTAAATATAATATAGGAAATAAAACcttataacaatcctctaatgttttatgaatcAATGTCAAGTATATTTTGAGATTCAtggaacacaaacttttaggactcgatatat is a window from the Mercenaria mercenaria strain notata chromosome 7, MADL_Memer_1, whole genome shotgun sequence genome containing:
- the LOC128558217 gene encoding cell death abnormality protein 1-like, with product MNCAHGYWGADCKSRCSEGCTDIGCDKVTSSCFECDSGYHGKYCDIPCPVHCRYNCDRLNATCTSCYAGWYGDLCNIPCHSNCIYCSKSSGECSRCKNGWYGTYCSKPCSAESGCYNDYCTKSTGDCSICKIGWFGSKCENQCPNSCQNGCQKSSGYCISCSPGYWGSDCSKRCLNCHDCNKNNGYCSFCSSGFWGSNCSNICPNNCESCDKSSGTCLFCPNGFWGSNCSKPCSTNNCNMCDINTGFCKSCESGFWGPNCNYRCNNCSNIKCDISTGACETCPDGFAGENCNIKCEISTCLIWQCDKKQGFVCSSCLNGFWGTLCGKRCMPNGNCNYCDKTTGICDSCVSGYWGTVCEKKCSESDTCEYCDRNTGICNSCLSGYWGNHCEHGCPENCDGNCHKSTSRCSCKHGFWGDLCERKCLAGDRCQYCSKTYGTCSACKNGYWGSLCEKECPIVCTGQCDRYTGKCSYCRPGLRDVNCNRTCIEKNCETCKGTGDSYSCTKCRAGYWGQGCENQCSSERCLECHMTEGRCILCEDGFWGNSCNQKCQNSCQCCSLTYGTCSAPHYCLRIHDRYHATGI